The following are encoded together in the Xanthobacter autotrophicus Py2 genome:
- a CDS encoding Ribonuclease H (PFAM: ribonuclease HII/HIII~KEGG: rpd:RPD_1208 ribonuclease H): MAPRPKAPPQPAEPDPALPRPRGRPPKAGAVTAGWVGLDFTRERALYADGRAPVAGADEVGRGPLAGPVVAAAVVLDPARVPQGLDDSKKLTRAKRESLYLEICATAEVAIALAPPERIDRDNIRQATLWALANAVRGLPCRPAFLLVDGNDPPRVDCEVEAIVGGDGLVASIAAASIVAKVVRDRLMAGVGAAFPAYGFERHMGYGTREHGAALKAHGPCLHHRRSFAPVREQQLGLFPAPGELEEAD; the protein is encoded by the coding sequence ATGGCGCCGCGTCCGAAAGCCCCTCCCCAGCCCGCAGAGCCCGATCCCGCGCTGCCAAGGCCACGCGGCCGGCCGCCGAAGGCGGGGGCTGTCACAGCAGGCTGGGTGGGCCTCGACTTCACACGTGAGCGCGCGCTCTACGCCGACGGGCGCGCCCCCGTCGCCGGTGCCGACGAGGTGGGTCGGGGCCCGCTTGCAGGCCCGGTGGTGGCGGCGGCCGTGGTGCTGGATCCGGCGCGGGTGCCGCAGGGGCTCGATGATTCGAAGAAGCTGACGCGGGCAAAACGCGAGTCGCTTTATCTGGAGATCTGCGCCACCGCCGAAGTCGCCATTGCCCTCGCCCCGCCGGAGCGCATCGACCGGGACAACATCCGCCAGGCGACGCTCTGGGCGCTCGCGAACGCGGTGCGGGGCCTGCCGTGCCGGCCGGCGTTCCTTCTCGTGGACGGAAATGATCCGCCGCGGGTCGACTGCGAGGTGGAGGCCATCGTGGGGGGTGACGGGCTCGTCGCTTCCATCGCGGCGGCGTCCATCGTGGCCAAGGTGGTGCGCGACCGGTTGATGGCGGGTGTCGGCGCCGCCTTTCCCGCCTACGGGTTCGAGCGCCACATGGGCTATGGCACCCGGGAGCATGGCGCGGCGCTGAAGGCCCACGGGCCATGCCTGCACCACCGTCGGTCGTTCGCGCCGGTGCGTGAGCAGCAGCTTGGCCTGTTTCCAGCCCCCGGGGAGCTGGAGGAGGCGGACTGA
- a CDS encoding binding-protein-dependent transport systems inner membrane component (PFAM: binding-protein-dependent transport systems inner membrane component~KEGG: bxe:Bxe_A3383 ABC nitrate/sulfonate/bicarbonate family transporter, fused inner membrane subunits), producing the protein MSMHHPALEAGRRRTFAPNLWDALAFGLLFGGLILMVHGGKETLAPLAALDLAPVSLDPAMLPEYALRTTMRMLAAIVASLVFTFAYGALAAKSRRAEMVLVPMLDILQSVPVLGFLSFTVVGFMSLFPGRVLGVELAAIFAIFTSQAWNMTFSFYQSLKTVPRDLDEATRSFRLSGWQRFWRLEVPFSMPGLVWNTMMSMSGGWFFVVASEAISVGDTTITLPGVGSYVALAIKEQNLAAVGWAVLAMLAVILLYDQLLFRPLVAWADKFRVETSASGAAPRSWLLSAARRTYLFQRVLQPLGAMLAAVPRQRLAFSAPVSQDTRRVVESAWASPWAEGIWLALVFAVAGYALYVIVAFVGTELTLPEVTQVFGLGVLTMIRVIVLIALATLIWVPIGVWIGLRPRWAQRVQPLAQFLAAFPANIIFPFAVVAIVRLGLDPDIWLSPLMVLGTQWYILFNVVAGASAFPNDLKEAASTFRIRGWNWWRKVMLPGIFPYYVTGAITASGGSWNASIVAEVASWGDTTLRAHGVGAYIADATAAGDYPRIVLGVAVMSIFVIFFNRLLWRPMFTFAGRRLRLD; encoded by the coding sequence ATGTCGATGCATCACCCGGCCCTGGAAGCGGGCCGCCGGCGCACGTTCGCGCCGAACCTCTGGGACGCGCTCGCCTTCGGCCTGCTGTTCGGCGGGCTCATTCTCATGGTCCACGGCGGCAAGGAGACACTGGCGCCACTGGCCGCGCTCGACCTTGCGCCGGTCTCGCTCGATCCGGCCATGCTGCCGGAGTACGCGCTGCGCACCACCATGCGCATGCTGGCGGCCATCGTGGCCTCGCTGGTCTTCACCTTCGCCTACGGCGCGCTGGCGGCGAAAAGCCGGCGGGCGGAGATGGTGCTGGTGCCCATGCTGGACATCCTCCAGTCGGTGCCGGTGCTGGGCTTCCTGTCTTTCACCGTGGTGGGGTTCATGTCCCTGTTCCCCGGCCGGGTGCTGGGGGTGGAGCTGGCGGCCATCTTCGCCATCTTCACCAGCCAGGCCTGGAACATGACCTTCAGCTTCTACCAGTCGCTGAAGACGGTGCCGCGCGACCTCGACGAGGCCACCCGCAGCTTCCGCCTTTCCGGCTGGCAGCGCTTCTGGCGGCTGGAAGTGCCGTTCTCCATGCCGGGGCTGGTGTGGAACACCATGATGTCCATGTCGGGGGGCTGGTTCTTCGTGGTGGCCTCCGAGGCCATCTCGGTGGGCGACACCACCATCACCCTGCCGGGCGTCGGTTCCTATGTGGCGCTCGCCATCAAGGAGCAGAACCTCGCCGCCGTGGGCTGGGCGGTGCTCGCCATGCTGGCGGTGATCCTGCTCTATGACCAGCTGCTGTTCCGCCCGCTGGTGGCGTGGGCCGACAAGTTCCGGGTGGAGACCTCCGCCAGCGGCGCGGCGCCGCGCTCCTGGCTGTTGTCCGCCGCCCGCCGCACTTATCTGTTCCAGCGCGTGCTGCAGCCCTTGGGCGCCATGCTGGCGGCGGTGCCGCGCCAGCGCCTCGCCTTCTCCGCGCCGGTGTCGCAGGACACCCGCCGCGTGGTGGAAAGCGCCTGGGCCAGCCCCTGGGCGGAGGGCATCTGGCTGGCGCTGGTGTTCGCCGTGGCCGGCTACGCGCTGTACGTAATCGTTGCCTTCGTCGGCACCGAGCTGACCCTGCCCGAGGTGACCCAGGTATTCGGCCTCGGCGTCCTCACCATGATCCGGGTGATCGTGCTGATCGCGCTGGCGACCCTGATCTGGGTGCCCATCGGGGTGTGGATCGGGCTGCGGCCGCGCTGGGCCCAAAGGGTCCAGCCGCTGGCCCAGTTCCTCGCCGCCTTCCCGGCCAACATCATCTTCCCGTTCGCGGTGGTGGCCATCGTGCGGCTGGGGCTGGACCCGGACATCTGGCTGTCGCCGCTGATGGTGCTCGGCACCCAGTGGTACATCCTGTTCAATGTGGTGGCCGGGGCGAGCGCCTTTCCCAACGACCTGAAGGAAGCCGCCTCCACCTTCCGCATCCGCGGCTGGAACTGGTGGCGCAAGGTGATGCTGCCGGGGATCTTTCCCTATTACGTCACCGGCGCCATCACTGCGAGCGGCGGGTCGTGGAACGCCTCCATCGTCGCCGAGGTGGCGAGCTGGGGCGACACCACGCTGAGGGCCCACGGGGTGGGCGCCTACATCGCCGATGCGACCGCCGCCGGCGACTATCCGCGCATCGTGCTCGGGGTGGCGGTGATGTCCATCTTCGTCATCTTTTTCAACCGCCTGCTGTGGCGCCCCATGTTCACGTTCGCCGGCCGTCGCCTGCGCCTCGACTGA
- a CDS encoding DoxX family protein (PFAM: DoxX family protein~KEGG: reu:Reut_B4847 DoxX), which produces MDPAAKTSTQAADPTPPLDPPQTFGTMPPMAERPSNAHLTAFARGLISPAPVRFLALLALCGAYIQGGLTKALDFNGALAEMAHFGLTPQAPFAVAVIVLELGASALILSGRLRWLGALGLAGFTVLAALLANRFWAMPPPERTMAANAFFEHLGLAGAFVLVAWYDLVHGASNGTGQHGRDL; this is translated from the coding sequence GTGGACCCGGCCGCCAAAACGTCCACCCAAGCAGCCGATCCAACACCACCCCTCGACCCGCCCCAAACCTTCGGAACCATGCCGCCCATGGCTGAACGCCCAAGCAACGCCCACCTCACCGCCTTCGCCCGGGGCCTGATCTCGCCGGCGCCGGTGCGGTTTCTCGCGCTGCTGGCCCTGTGCGGGGCCTATATCCAGGGCGGCCTCACCAAGGCTCTGGACTTCAACGGCGCGCTGGCGGAGATGGCCCATTTCGGGCTCACCCCGCAGGCGCCGTTCGCCGTGGCCGTGATCGTGCTGGAGCTGGGCGCCTCGGCCCTCATCCTCAGCGGCCGGCTGCGCTGGCTGGGGGCGCTGGGGCTGGCGGGCTTCACGGTGCTGGCCGCCCTCCTCGCCAACCGCTTCTGGGCCATGCCGCCGCCGGAGCGCACCATGGCCGCCAACGCCTTCTTCGAGCATCTGGGCCTGGCCGGCGCCTTCGTGCTGGTGGCGTGGTACGATCTTGTCCACGGCGCCTCCAACGGGACCGGCCAGCACGGGAGAGACCTGTGA
- a CDS encoding cytochrome bd ubiquinol oxidase subunit I (PFAM: cytochrome bd ubiquinol oxidase subunit I~KEGG: mes:Meso_4066 cytochrome bd ubiquinol oxidase, subunit I): MDFDPVTLARIQFAFTVSFHVIFPAFTIGLSAFIATLELIWLKTGRDVYHRLARFWTKIFAVSFAMGVVSGIVLSYQFGTNWSRYAEFVGSVVAPLIGFEVLTAFFLEATFLGIMLFGWNRVPPWLHVLSCCVVAFGTFMSAFWILSANSWMQTPAGFELRDGVAYPLDWLKIIFNPSFHWRLPHMLLAAYLTTSLVVLSVGARYLLAGKFPEESRVMMVMGIGMLAIVGPIQAFVGDSHGLNTAHYQPAKIAAVEAHWDSKEPAPLVLFAWPDEKAEKNLFEISIPRGASLMITHSLDGLFPGLKDFAPQDRPPVLGPFFGFRAMVGVGVVMILLGWIGAWLIYRDEETITRWYLRLCSWAWPLGFIAILSGWIVTEQGRQPWVVDGLLRTEDAMSPLAGWTVALTLVLFLIVYGIIFATGLYFMNRLIVRGPGGTMIEPPSTERPTSPMAAAHGEGQMTPGT; encoded by the coding sequence ATGGATTTCGATCCGGTGACCCTCGCGCGTATTCAGTTCGCCTTCACGGTCTCCTTCCACGTCATCTTCCCGGCCTTCACCATCGGGCTTTCCGCCTTCATCGCGACGCTGGAACTGATCTGGCTGAAGACCGGCCGCGACGTGTACCATCGCCTTGCACGGTTCTGGACCAAGATCTTCGCCGTGTCCTTCGCCATGGGCGTGGTGTCCGGCATCGTGCTGTCCTACCAGTTCGGCACCAACTGGAGCCGCTATGCCGAGTTCGTGGGCTCGGTGGTGGCACCGCTCATCGGCTTCGAGGTGCTGACCGCCTTCTTCCTGGAGGCGACCTTCCTCGGCATCATGCTGTTCGGCTGGAACCGGGTGCCGCCGTGGCTGCATGTGCTGTCGTGCTGCGTGGTCGCGTTCGGCACCTTCATGTCGGCTTTCTGGATCCTTTCCGCCAACAGCTGGATGCAGACCCCCGCCGGCTTCGAGCTGCGCGACGGCGTCGCCTACCCGCTGGACTGGCTGAAGATCATCTTCAACCCGAGCTTCCACTGGCGCCTGCCCCACATGCTGCTGGCGGCCTATCTCACCACCTCGCTGGTGGTTCTGTCGGTGGGCGCGCGCTACCTGCTGGCCGGCAAGTTCCCTGAGGAATCGCGGGTGATGATGGTGATGGGCATCGGCATGCTCGCCATCGTCGGCCCCATCCAGGCCTTCGTGGGCGACAGCCACGGCCTCAACACCGCCCACTACCAGCCGGCCAAGATCGCCGCCGTCGAGGCCCATTGGGACAGCAAGGAGCCGGCGCCCCTGGTGCTGTTCGCCTGGCCCGACGAGAAGGCGGAGAAGAACCTCTTTGAGATCTCCATCCCGCGCGGCGCCTCGCTGATGATCACCCACAGCCTGGACGGCCTGTTCCCGGGACTGAAGGACTTCGCCCCGCAGGACCGACCGCCGGTGCTCGGCCCGTTCTTCGGTTTCCGCGCCATGGTGGGCGTGGGCGTGGTGATGATCCTCCTCGGCTGGATCGGCGCGTGGCTGATCTACCGGGATGAGGAGACCATCACCCGCTGGTATCTGCGCCTGTGTTCCTGGGCTTGGCCACTGGGCTTCATCGCCATCCTGTCGGGCTGGATCGTTACCGAGCAGGGCCGCCAGCCCTGGGTGGTGGACGGCCTGCTGCGCACCGAGGACGCCATGTCGCCCCTCGCGGGCTGGACCGTGGCGCTGACACTGGTGCTGTTCCTCATCGTCTACGGCATCATCTTCGCCACCGGCCTCTATTTCATGAACCGCCTCATCGTGCGCGGTCCCGGTGGCACGATGATCGAGCCGCCGAGCACCGAGCGGCCCACCAGCCCCATGGCCGCCGCCCACGGCGAAGGCCAGATGACTCCCGGCACCTGA
- a CDS encoding major facilitator superfamily MFS_1 (PFAM: major facilitator superfamily MFS_1~KEGG: dar:Daro_0827 general substrate transporter:major facilitator superfamily MFS_1) — protein MNRAAAGGAERRPAIPRTVWALGFVSMFMDISSEMIHALLPLFLTATLGASVAMVGLIEGIGESTAAVVKVFSGYLSDRLGRRKPLILLGYGLGAASKPLFALAGAPGLVLAARFADRIGKGMRGAPRDALVADVTPPEIRGRAYGLRQALDTTGAFVGPLLAIALMALLADDMRAVFWFALIPAGLAVACVVLGVEDRASPQEAAEPHPPVRLADLRQLDRAFWGVVAIGVVFTLARFSEAFLVLRAHDEGLPLALAPLVLVTMNAVYALGAYPAGAWSDHAPPQRLLLAGMGVLIAADLLLAFGPGLSGTLLGIALWGVHMALTQGLFAKLVAQNAPAALRGSAFGLFNLATGIAMLAASLVAGLLWEEYGAAATFIAGAALACIAAALVAGLGRAGRTST, from the coding sequence ATGAATCGCGCGGCCGCCGGTGGAGCCGAACGGCGGCCCGCCATTCCGAGGACCGTGTGGGCGCTGGGTTTCGTCAGCATGTTCATGGACATCTCCTCGGAGATGATCCACGCGCTGCTGCCCCTGTTCCTCACCGCAACGCTGGGGGCAAGCGTGGCGATGGTGGGCCTCATCGAGGGCATCGGCGAATCCACCGCCGCGGTCGTGAAGGTGTTCTCGGGCTATCTGTCCGATCGCCTCGGCCGGCGCAAGCCATTGATCCTGCTTGGCTATGGACTGGGCGCCGCGTCCAAGCCCCTGTTCGCCCTGGCCGGCGCGCCGGGGCTGGTCCTGGCCGCGCGCTTCGCTGACCGCATCGGCAAAGGCATGCGCGGAGCCCCGCGCGATGCCCTCGTCGCCGACGTCACGCCGCCGGAAATCCGCGGTCGCGCCTATGGGCTGCGCCAGGCCCTCGACACCACCGGCGCCTTCGTCGGCCCGCTGCTCGCCATCGCGCTGATGGCGCTCCTCGCCGACGACATGCGGGCGGTGTTCTGGTTCGCCCTCATCCCGGCAGGGCTGGCCGTGGCGTGCGTCGTGCTGGGGGTGGAAGACCGCGCCAGCCCGCAAGAGGCAGCCGAGCCCCACCCGCCGGTGCGCCTCGCCGATCTGCGACAGCTCGACCGGGCATTCTGGGGCGTCGTCGCCATCGGCGTGGTGTTCACGCTGGCGCGATTCAGCGAGGCATTCCTGGTACTTAGAGCCCACGACGAGGGGCTGCCTCTGGCGCTTGCGCCGTTGGTGCTGGTGACCATGAACGCGGTCTATGCGCTGGGCGCCTATCCGGCCGGCGCGTGGTCGGACCATGCCCCGCCGCAGCGACTGCTGCTCGCCGGCATGGGTGTTTTGATCGCCGCCGACCTTCTGCTCGCCTTCGGGCCGGGCCTTTCCGGCACCTTGCTGGGCATCGCCCTGTGGGGCGTCCACATGGCTCTGACCCAAGGCCTTTTCGCCAAGCTCGTGGCGCAGAACGCACCGGCTGCGCTGCGCGGATCGGCGTTCGGCCTGTTCAATCTCGCCACCGGCATCGCCATGCTCGCAGCCAGCCTCGTGGCCGGCCTGCTCTGGGAAGAGTATGGCGCGGCTGCGACGTTCATCGCCGGTGCGGCACTGGCCTGCATCGCGGCGGCGCTGGTGGCGGGCCTCGGACGTGCAGGGAGGACAAGCACATGA
- a CDS encoding protein of unknown function DUF894 DitE (PFAM: protein of unknown function DUF894 DitE; major facilitator superfamily MFS_1~KEGG: atc:AGR_L_1740 hypothetical protein), which produces MSDHTHGAPSATPPAAPQPAAGGAFAPLRRPVFAVLWGATVLGNTGSFMRDVASAWIVTDLSASPAAVGMVQAAAMLPVFLLAIPAGVLSDILDRRRFLIGIQIGLGLVSAALMLLSMSGLMTVSSLVALTFLGGVGAALMAPTWQSIVPELVPRPELKSAVALNSLGINIARSIGPAVGGLLLASFGAAVTYGADVVSYVLVIAALWWWRRDAGAQDELSERFTGAFRAGLRYARASRELHVVLLRAVFFFFFASAVWALLPLVARELLKGDAAYYGVLLGSVGAGAIGGALLLPRLRAFATADGLVLGAAFVTAAATASLAFAPPRWLALMVLLAMGGAWIIALTTLNATAQSILPNWVRGRALAVYLTAFNGAMACGSISWGLVAQQIGLPGALLVSGAGLVVAGLILHRVKLPAGEADLTPAMHWPEPLLAAPVENDRGPVLILIEYRIVPEDRPAFLDALYRLSAARRRDGAYNWGVTEDAADPSLMVEWFMVESWAEHLRQHRRVSHADADVQAGVLKFHQGDAPPHARHLIGAERPARATGGHA; this is translated from the coding sequence GTGAGCGACCACACCCACGGCGCGCCATCTGCCACCCCTCCGGCAGCCCCGCAGCCCGCAGCCGGCGGCGCCTTCGCGCCGTTGCGGCGGCCGGTGTTCGCCGTGCTGTGGGGCGCCACCGTGCTGGGCAATACCGGCAGCTTCATGCGCGACGTGGCGAGCGCCTGGATCGTCACCGATTTGTCCGCCTCCCCGGCGGCGGTGGGAATGGTGCAGGCCGCCGCCATGCTGCCGGTGTTCCTGCTCGCCATTCCCGCCGGCGTGCTCTCCGACATCCTCGACCGCCGCCGCTTCCTCATCGGCATCCAGATCGGCCTCGGGCTGGTGAGCGCGGCGCTGATGCTGCTGTCCATGAGCGGCCTCATGACCGTGTCGTCGCTGGTGGCGCTCACCTTCCTCGGCGGCGTGGGCGCGGCGCTGATGGCGCCCACCTGGCAGTCCATCGTGCCGGAGCTGGTGCCGCGTCCCGAGCTGAAGAGCGCTGTGGCGCTCAACTCGCTGGGCATCAACATCGCCCGCTCCATCGGCCCGGCGGTGGGCGGCCTGCTGCTCGCCTCCTTCGGAGCGGCGGTGACCTATGGGGCGGACGTGGTGAGCTACGTGCTCGTCATCGCCGCCCTGTGGTGGTGGCGCCGGGACGCCGGCGCGCAGGATGAATTATCCGAGCGCTTCACCGGCGCCTTCCGCGCCGGCCTGCGCTATGCCCGCGCCAGCCGCGAGCTGCATGTGGTGCTGCTGCGCGCGGTGTTCTTCTTCTTCTTCGCCAGCGCGGTCTGGGCGCTGCTGCCCCTGGTGGCGCGGGAGCTGCTGAAGGGCGACGCCGCCTATTACGGCGTGCTGCTGGGCTCGGTGGGGGCTGGCGCCATCGGCGGCGCCCTTCTGCTGCCGCGCCTGCGGGCCTTCGCCACCGCCGATGGGCTGGTGCTGGGCGCCGCCTTCGTCACCGCCGCCGCCACCGCGAGCCTTGCCTTCGCCCCGCCGCGCTGGCTCGCCCTGATGGTGCTGCTGGCCATGGGCGGGGCGTGGATCATCGCGCTGACCACCCTCAACGCCACCGCCCAGTCGATCCTGCCCAACTGGGTGCGCGGGCGGGCGCTGGCGGTCTATCTCACCGCCTTCAACGGCGCCATGGCCTGCGGCAGCATCAGCTGGGGCCTGGTGGCGCAGCAGATCGGGCTGCCGGGGGCGCTGCTGGTGTCCGGCGCCGGCCTTGTGGTGGCCGGGCTCATCCTCCACCGGGTGAAGCTGCCGGCGGGCGAGGCCGACCTCACCCCCGCCATGCACTGGCCCGAGCCCCTGCTCGCCGCCCCGGTGGAGAATGACCGCGGCCCGGTGCTGATCCTGATCGAATATCGCATCGTGCCGGAAGACCGCCCGGCCTTCCTCGATGCCCTCTACCGCCTCTCCGCCGCCCGCCGCCGCGACGGCGCCTACAACTGGGGCGTCACCGAGGATGCCGCCGACCCGTCGCTGATGGTGGAGTGGTTCATGGTGGAATCCTGGGCCGAGCACCTGCGCCAGCACCGCCGGGTCTCCCACGCGGATGCCGACGTGCAGGCCGGCGTGCTGAAATTCCACCAGGGCGACGCCCCGCCCCATGCCCGCCACCTGATCGGGGCCGAGCGCCCCGCCCGGGCGACGGGCGGGCATGCCTGA
- a CDS encoding ABC transporter related (PFAM: ABC transporter related~SMART: AAA ATPase~KEGG: bra:BRADO0694 putative ABC transporter, ATP-binding protein) yields MAVIDRAAPRPATEGAFLVNASGVRQVYAKGDNADLVVLDDVSLTIREGEVVGLLGRSGSGKSTLLRIISGLVKPTSGRVEWRGKPVTGPSEGLSMVFQSFALFPWLTVLENVEVGLEAIGVPAAERRRRAIEAIDLIGLDGFESAYPKELSGGMRQRVGFARALVVHPRLMLMDEPFSALDVLTAETLRTDLIDLWIEGRLPIKSILMVTHNIEEAVLMCDRILIFSSNPGRVAAEIRIDLPHPRSRLDPVFRAIVDDIYGRMTQRSPAEKEARKGEGALPGTGIGMALPHISTNLISGLMEALAAPPYAGKADLPDLAATLQMEVDELFPIVETLQLMRFAELEAGDVTLTEAGRRFVDLDVDARKRLFAEHLLAYVPLAALIRRVLDERPSHKAPFTRFSEELEDYMSEDFAENTLRALITWGRYGELFGYDEHTRQFNLENPT; encoded by the coding sequence ATGGCTGTGATCGATCGGGCCGCGCCGCGCCCTGCAACCGAAGGCGCCTTCCTCGTCAACGCCTCGGGCGTGCGGCAGGTCTACGCCAAGGGCGACAATGCCGACCTCGTGGTGCTGGACGACGTGTCCCTCACCATCCGCGAGGGCGAGGTGGTGGGCCTGCTCGGCCGCTCCGGCTCGGGCAAGTCCACGCTCCTGCGCATCATTTCCGGACTGGTGAAGCCCACCTCGGGCCGCGTGGAGTGGCGCGGCAAGCCTGTGACCGGCCCCAGCGAGGGCCTGTCCATGGTGTTCCAGAGCTTCGCGCTGTTCCCCTGGCTCACCGTGCTGGAGAATGTGGAGGTGGGGCTGGAGGCCATCGGCGTGCCGGCGGCGGAGCGGCGCCGCCGCGCCATTGAGGCCATCGACCTCATCGGCCTCGACGGCTTCGAGAGCGCCTATCCCAAGGAGCTGTCTGGCGGGATGCGCCAGCGCGTGGGCTTTGCCCGGGCGCTGGTGGTGCATCCGCGCCTGATGCTGATGGACGAGCCCTTCTCGGCTCTGGACGTGCTGACCGCCGAGACTTTGCGCACCGACCTCATCGACCTGTGGATCGAAGGCCGGCTGCCCATCAAGTCCATCCTCATGGTCACGCACAATATCGAGGAGGCGGTGCTGATGTGCGACCGCATCCTCATCTTCTCCTCCAATCCCGGGCGGGTGGCGGCGGAGATCAGGATCGACCTGCCGCATCCGCGCTCGCGGCTCGATCCCGTGTTCCGCGCCATCGTGGATGACATCTACGGCCGCATGACCCAGCGCTCCCCGGCGGAGAAGGAGGCGCGCAAGGGCGAAGGCGCCTTGCCGGGCACCGGCATCGGCATGGCGCTGCCCCACATCTCGACCAACCTCATCTCCGGCCTGATGGAGGCGCTCGCCGCGCCGCCCTACGCCGGGAAGGCCGACCTGCCGGACCTCGCCGCCACCCTGCAGATGGAGGTGGACGAGCTGTTCCCCATCGTCGAGACGCTCCAGCTCATGCGCTTCGCCGAGCTGGAGGCCGGCGACGTGACCCTGACCGAGGCCGGGCGGCGGTTCGTGGATCTCGACGTGGATGCGCGCAAGCGCCTGTTCGCAGAGCATCTTCTGGCCTATGTGCCGCTGGCGGCACTCATCCGCAGGGTGCTGGACGAACGGCCCAGCCATAAGGCACCGTTCACGCGCTTTTCCGAGGAATTGGAAGACTATATGTCCGAAGACTTCGCGGAAAACACCCTGCGCGCCCTCATCACCTGGGGGCGCTACGGCGAATTGTTCGGCTATGACGAGCATACCCGCCAGTTCAACCTGGAAAACCCGACCTGA
- a CDS encoding cytochrome d ubiquinol oxidase, subunit II (TIGRFAM: cytochrome d ubiquinol oxidase, subunit II~PFAM: cytochrome bd ubiquinol oxidase subunit II~KEGG: mes:Meso_4065 cytochrome d ubiquinol oxidase, subunit II), with product MEWYLPVIWGGIIGVAVIMYVVLDGFDLGIGILFPFAKEERERDTMMNTVAPFWDGNETWLILGGGGLWVAFPKAYAVVMPALYLPVIIMLLALVFRGVAFEFRWVALTSRRWWNAAFAGGSLVAAFAQGVVLGGLVQGITVKNGAFAGGPLDWATPFAALCGIGVVLGYALLGSTWLLIKTDGVVAERARAHAIPLLLAVMAMMAVVSLWTPIAFDRIATRWFSRPNIFFLAPVPVITVLVALAVLHWLKSGREMLPFFGTVGLFVLGFLGLAISTFPYLVPPSLTVWQTAAAAPSQILMLFGVIFLLPVVLGYIVFVYWIFRGKVREGEGYH from the coding sequence ATGGAATGGTATCTCCCCGTCATATGGGGCGGCATCATCGGTGTCGCGGTCATCATGTACGTGGTGCTCGACGGCTTCGACCTGGGCATCGGCATCCTGTTTCCGTTCGCCAAGGAAGAGCGCGAGCGCGACACCATGATGAACACGGTGGCGCCGTTCTGGGACGGCAACGAGACCTGGCTCATCCTCGGCGGCGGCGGCCTGTGGGTCGCCTTCCCCAAGGCCTATGCGGTGGTGATGCCGGCGCTCTACCTGCCCGTCATCATCATGCTGCTCGCCTTGGTGTTCCGCGGCGTCGCCTTCGAGTTTCGATGGGTCGCCTTGACCAGCCGGCGCTGGTGGAATGCAGCCTTCGCCGGCGGATCGCTGGTGGCGGCCTTCGCTCAGGGGGTGGTCCTGGGCGGGCTGGTGCAGGGCATCACCGTGAAGAACGGCGCCTTTGCCGGCGGCCCTCTGGATTGGGCGACGCCGTTTGCCGCCCTGTGCGGCATCGGCGTGGTGCTGGGCTATGCGCTGCTGGGCTCCACCTGGCTGCTCATCAAGACCGATGGCGTGGTGGCCGAGCGCGCCCGCGCCCACGCCATTCCCCTGCTTTTGGCGGTGATGGCCATGATGGCGGTGGTCAGCCTGTGGACCCCCATCGCGTTCGACCGCATCGCCACCCGCTGGTTCTCGCGGCCCAACATCTTCTTCCTCGCGCCGGTGCCCGTCATCACCGTACTGGTCGCCCTGGCGGTGCTGCACTGGCTGAAGTCCGGGCGGGAAATGCTGCCATTCTTCGGCACCGTGGGGCTGTTCGTGCTCGGCTTCCTGGGCCTTGCCATCTCCACCTTTCCCTATCTGGTGCCGCCAAGCCTCACCGTGTGGCAGACCGCCGCCGCCGCGCCGAGCCAGATCCTGATGCTGTTCGGCGTCATCTTCCTGCTGCCGGTGGTGCTGGGCTACATCGTGTTCGTCTACTGGATCTTCCGCGGCAAGGTCCGCGAGGGCGAGGGCTACCACTGA